The genomic DNA AGCTTTAACTAGCTAGCTACTAGTTGATGCATGCATGCAATGAGGTTTTCAGTCAGTTGCTTCATAAAAAAACAGGTGCTGTTTGTTGAATCGAAGAGAAAGTATGAAAGGAAGCAGTGAATCCATCGATAATCGCAACACATCTTCAGACTTCAACTGCCAGGCGCAGTGTTTAACAGGCAAGTTTATCATCTAAGATTTCAAGTATCGTGGCGTGTATGTAAACATTATAGTGTTTTAATAGAAAGTAGACAAAGTTAAATACAGGGATTCAGGTGGTGGCTACTtggaaaatattaatattatatatataaaatatatattttacatgTATTTCAAGAGTTTCATTTAAATTTAACTAAATAGTGTAGTAAATAAGTTTATTATCCGTTCATTTATCCTGAATAACATATATCATTATTACTTGATAACACAACTAAATGCACTTCAACCTAGCTAATAGATTAAATCCTCAATAATTCCCGCAGCCAAGTATCCTCAACCGGTGCCCAGTGCGTCTGGGAAGTGCACCTGGGAAGTGAAGAATCCCTAAAAGGCTGCACACCCCCGCACACTGCACCCACTCATGATTCATGGTCACTTGACAGTATTACATCTCTTATTTTCTGTTCAAATTAGTGGAGATTATTGTAGTTATATGAGTAAGGCACATATAATGGATTTAGCGTGAAAATTGCGTTAGATTGATTTCAAGAAGTTAGGAGTATGTTGAAATTTGAATTTAATCATGTAAGCTGAAAGTAAAGGATGGTCAAACACTCGTATATTACAATCATGACAATCTCAAATATGTAACCTTTTTAATTTTACATGAGGAAACCTCTTTTATTCTTATGATTGTCTCAAGCTCAAATAACACTACTGATTTCACAAGGGAGCAATCAGGAGTATCTTACCTGTAGAAATATGTTTACAGTGTCCAATTCCAACAAATTTGATCTCATCTTCAGCTTCCACTTCTGCCTTTTACAGCTCCAGCACTAAGTCTGGCATAAGATGAATACTTACCAGGTTAATGTGGTTGCAACCAACCTAAACACATTGATTGTTCCTAAATTTTTTAAGTCAGTTGTTAGATTAAGAAGTGAATAAAACTAATGTTTGATTGTTGTCTAATTTTACTATTAATTTAAAGTAAAATATTGAACACAGTTACAATCTATTCTCATGTTAATGCTGACCACTACACTGACTATAAATTGTAATGTTATGCTCTCTATTGTACTGCGTATGATTGATAGACTAAGCTCGAAGCTCTGAATCGTGAACATAATCAAGAACATCTGAGAGATAAAATTAGGTTATTGCAACTTGTCAAGAAAATAtgcataaagttttaaatgataTTAATTTTCCTTGTATAGAATTTGAATGTTATCATTCAGGTCTCATATAATAGTGCCGTTTCTTGCAAATACAAGGAGTTAAAAGACACTTCCACAATTGTGGTATGTACAATAAAGTGATGAATTTTTCATCCTCTTCTGTTCAACCTTGACGCAAGGACTCCTGTCATCTTGTCAAGTCTACACAAAAACTCAcgcacgcacacacacacacacacgtgCGCACACACACTTAGTTTCACAAagaaacatatatatatatatgtgtgtgtattatGTATATACATATTAGAGATTTTGTAACAGATTTTTTTATGCCATTCTTAATATCTGTCTGAAATTTGGCTAGATTATACTTTTTGGTATTAAACTGTGGTTTAAATGTTCTATTTTGATTGATTTGCAGTATTTACTGACCTATTTAGAAGCTCCCTATATCATATATTTTCGAGGTAATCGAATCTATCGACTATCAATGACGAACAACTTATATGTTTAACTAATGACATGGCCAAGTGACAAGGGCAGATGGTCTTTGAGTATCTGAATCTGGCAGTAGAATAAAGGCAATAAGGCATGCTTGAGTCTCAGATTAGTTGTGAATGTGGCTTATGTATTGTGCAGAGATAATAAAGCATGAGAGATCATTTAGTACTAGGTGCAAGATTTTATACATACAGTTTGTGTCTGTTTTGATCCAATGCTCCCTGTTCCCATATGAATCGTTTGCATCGAGTGTGCCTAGGGGCAAGTTAGACTGGCTCTTGCATGGGCCGGTGCCTTCCCTTGACAGAAGCCTGTGATGATATGTTGTGATATCTTTGTCAGGGTGCAGCTGGTTTGCATCACTGTTGATGCCCTCGCTCATGTTTTTCACCTTACCGTTTTCCTGTAGCTTGTCAATTTTTTCTGTTTCCGCTGTGATCTCGGGATGCACTTTCCTGTGGAACATGCGTAGGATCTGCATGAACGATTTTTAGTATTAGGAACCTGCAACTGTAGATCATCTATAGCATATACAAACTATTTCCACTTTCTACTTTAGTTTTTTCTATAGTGTTTTGGCATCAGCAAACATACCTTAGTCCGTTTCTTGTAAGCTGTAGCAGAATCTGTGGTTCCTCCAGAAGATGTTGAACTCCGAGAAGAAGCATGAATCGTTTTTTTCTTCAGTAATTTTTTCAAAAGCTTCGCAGCAGATCTATCCTCTTCCTTCTCTGCTCTCTTCTCTCCTATCTcatatttaatttcagaattttCCTCTGCCATTTTAGTTTTTTGAAACAGCTCTCCAAGCGATGTCTTATGTATCTTCTTTGGCACTGTTGTCTCTGGCATTCCCATTGCTGTGCCCAACAGGTATCCCTGGAGTGGACATGTTATTGGCCCGTTTACACTATTCTCAGTTCCTTCCACGGGCTTTCCACTAAGAGTAATGGTGCTTCCTTGGCTGCTTCGTCCAGCATTTGCATGGCTGTTTCTACTAGTACCAGATGACTTATAACAATCAGCTCCCAAAACTTTAACCAACTCTTCATTTATTAGCCTTAATTCACTTTCTGTTACTCCAGTTTCTTCATCAGTTAAGCTTTCAACAGAGATGGAATATATTGGTGTTAATGGATCGGCAATAACTTGGTCAGCACCAAGCGTGCCGATTGCAAGAAAACCATGGGAGAGTTCAGAAAAAGCATAAGGTTCCTCTCCAAGGTCCTTGTTTCCTGCTGATTTTAGGCTGGAATATGATTTCCGGGGATGGTTGTCTCTCTGCGTTTTGCTCAAGGTAGTAGAGCAATAATTTGGCTTTGAGTAATAGTGTTGTTGTTTATCAAGTGATTGCTGCCCTGTCAAATAAGATCAAGACTTTCCTGAGTCAGGAAGTGAAGCTGAAGGTGAACTCCTGGAGTTGAGTTCAATTATTTTTTTGTCAAGTTTACATGTGGTTTAAATGTATGGTCATTTATAATCTACATACTAGAACACTATGGTATAGTAAATTTCATTTTGTTGATCAGTTAGATGTTTATATTCCATGCGATTGCGGGGTAAATTAGATATGTGTTCTCCCCCGACTATGACTAAACATTTGCAGGTGAAACATTTGCGTCACTCAGGTGTAATTAGCATATTGCAGACATTGAATGTGGACTTTTCTATTATCCTGAATCAAGCTCAATGGGATGCCTATTTGATGTATCATGTATATAGGAGAAGTTTTGATGGATTTTTACCAATGGAGAACTCCTTGAGTGTCTCGCCACTATTCTGCCGAAGCTTACGATGCATCCAACCTAGTAACTGCAAGAATATATACATGCAGTAACTTAATTATATCGAAGATGAGTGGAATTAATACACAAGTCTATAGATGAACTTACCGTCATTGTTTGCCTTGGCTCACAGAGCTGTATGTTTGATCACCTTGATACTGACGAGGAATTGCAGAGCTTTTGTATGTAACTGGTTGATAATGCGATTATTAAAGGCTGAGCAGGCCCGTCACATCCAAATTGAGACGGTTCAAGGGAAACATAGAGAAAACTACAAGGGTTTGTTGGATTATCTTTTTAGACATGAAAAATAATTTTGACAATAGTGTTGCGGGGTCTGGTCCATGGGGATAGTATATCATCTCTACCAATTCATGTGCTAGGAGGACTTCTACTTTATGATCGTGATCAGTTATAAATTCACGGGGTTCTTGGTTGAATGTAAATTACCAGAAACGTAAGAGCCTAATATGATGTTGGTGCTGGactacaagattttaatttgTAATGGCTATGGAATAAGAAGTTTGTAAATTACAAGAAAAAGGAAGCATGCTGGAAGTAGTCGTTAACTGAAACATAATTATACTCACGATGGACACTATGCGTTCTTAGTGTTACCATTTGACATGATGAATGGGCTGACTACTTTTCAATCATTGATAAATGATATTTTTCGACTTTATTTTCGGAAATTTGTGTTGGTTTTTTTCGATGACATCCTTGTCTATCGCCAAAATGAGGAAGATCATCAAAGACACTTACAAAAGGTTTTGGAGACACTAGATTGCAATTTTTTGTTCGTAAACAAAAGAAAATGTGAGTTTGGAAAATCGAGAATTGGGTATTTGGGTCATGTAATTTCTGCCCAAGGAGTGGAGGTGGATCGAGAAAAGGTTCAAGCTATCGTGGAATGGCCTCAACCGGGTAATTTGAGGGAGTTGCGGGGTTCTTAGGACTGACGGGTTATTACCGCAAATTTGTTGCTAATTATGCTCAAATTGCGCAACCGCTCACCGAACAATTAAAAAATACAATTTTGGGTGGAGTATAATTGCTACAGAATCATTTGAGAGGCTTAAATCTGCCATGATCAGTCCACCTCTTCTAAAAATGCCAGATTTCAAGCAACCTTTTGTGTTAGAAACCGACGCATTCGGGTATGGGGTGGGGGCTGTATTAATGCAAGCGAATCAGCCCATTGCGTATTTCAATAAGTTGTTGTGAGTGAGGGCTCAACAGAAGTCTATTTATGAAAAAGAGTTGATTGCAATTTGTCTTGAAATTCACAAGTGAAAGCATTATTTGTTGGGGCGACATTTTATTATCCGATCTAATCAGCAAAGTCTAAGGTTCTTGACGCAACAAAGAGAGGTAAACCCAGATTATCAAAAATGGGTTACTAAGCTTTTGGGATTTGACTTTGAGATTCAATTCAAATCGGGAACATCAAATAAAGTGGCAGATGTGTTGTCACGTAAGCGGGTGGGGGAAATGGCATTGAATGAGATGGTGGCAACTCTAGTAGTGTCTTGGGAAGTGTTAGAAGCTGAGTCCACTATAGATGCTGACATTCAGCGGATTAAACAGGAGTTAGCAACAGGTTCTCAAGAGTATAAGCACTTCAGTTGGGTGGACAATAGATTGTTGTATAAAGGGAGGTGTGTTTTAGCTCGAAAGTCGAAGCTAATTCCAGGCCTGTTGCACGAATATCATGATTCTGCAATGGGAGGTCATTCCGGGGAGATAAAGACTTATCTTAGAATGGCTACTAACTAGTTTTGGATTGGTATGAGGCAAGATATCAAATTGTATGTACAGAAGTGTCAGGTATGCCAACAACGAAAAATGTCTCAGCAGTTGCTAGCCGGGCTGTTACAACCACTCAATATTCCTACGTTGGTGTGGGAAGAGGTGTCGTTGGATTTTGTAGAAGGGTTACCGATGTCACAAGGGATTAATGCTATATTAGTTGTTGTGGATCGTTTTTCTAAATACGCACATTTTATAGAATTAAAACACCCATTTGATGCTTTCACAGTCGTTGCAATGTTCATTAAGGAGGTGGTGAGGTTGCATGGTTTTCCCGCTTCAATTATTTCGGATAGAGATCTTATTTTCATGAGTACTTTTTGGAAATAGTTGTTCAAATTACATGATACAATGTTAAAAAAGAGCACGACATACCACCCGCAAACGGGCGAGCAAACGGAAATTGTGAATAAGAGTTTGGAAACGTATTTACGTTTTTTATCCAGGATAAACCCAAgtctgaaagagatatgtcctaagtccaatcttgtatgaggatttaggaataacttttaagtaatctgtttttgatttcattgatattaataaaagacttgttttgttttttattgcagactctatctattttaagtgtttaaataagatataccacaatttagagtaaagctttttatggattgtgatgagatcataataatgagacctaaaagatgataactctaaacttaaatagttcctggtcgtaggattactaactggtaattaataatccgcaaagatcggtacatactatgcttgcttcattatgaaggatgtctgttctcatagacatttg from Apium graveolens cultivar Ventura chromosome 5, ASM990537v1, whole genome shotgun sequence includes the following:
- the LOC141659055 gene encoding protein LAZY 1-like produces the protein MTLLGWMHRKLRQNSGETLKEFSIGQQSLDKQQHYYSKPNYCSTTLSKTQRDNHPRKSYSSLKSAGNKDLGEEPYAFSELSHGFLAIGTLGADQVIADPLTPIYSISVESLTDEETGVTESELRLINEELVKVLGADCYKSSGTSRNSHANAGRSSQGSTITLSGKPVEGTENSVNGPITCPLQGYLLGTAMGMPETTVPKKIHKTSLGELFQKTKMAEENSEIKYEIGEKRAEKEEDRSAAKLLKKLLKKKTIHASSRSSTSSGGTTDSATAYKKRTKILRMFHRKVHPEITAETEKIDKLQENGKVKNMSEGINSDANQLHPDKDITTYHHRLLSREGTGPCKSQSNLPLGTLDANDSYGNREHWIKTDTNYLVLEL